A portion of the Ricinus communis isolate WT05 ecotype wild-type chromosome 10, ASM1957865v1, whole genome shotgun sequence genome contains these proteins:
- the LOC8263115 gene encoding abscisic acid receptor PYL4, whose protein sequence is MPKSTLLLHRINTATTTNSTTTTSTCQKRWCPLSCEPTVPGTVSRYHNHVLRPNQCCSAVVQQIAAPVSTVWSVVRRFDNPQAYKHFVKSCHLINGDGDVGTLREVHVISGLPAANSTERLDILDDERHVISFSVVGGDHRLANYKSITTLHPSPSGNGTVVVESYVVDVPPGNTKEDTCVFVDTIVRCNLHSLAQIAQNLARLNKS, encoded by the coding sequence ATGCCTAAATCCACACTTCTTCTCCATAGAATCAACACCGCCACCACTACTAACTCCACCACCACAACGTCCACGTGCCAGAAACGCTGGTGCCCTTTATCCTGCGAACCCACAGTTCCAGGCACTGTCTCGAGGTACCACAACCATGTATTACGCCCCAACCAGTGCTGCTCCGCAGTCGTACAGCAGATCGCTGCGCCTGTCTCCACCGTCTGGTCCGTCGTTAGACGCTTCGACAACCCTCAGGCTTACAAACACTTCGTCAAGAGCTGCCATTTAATCAACGGGGACGGCGACGTTGGCACTCTCAGAGAAGTACACGTCATATCTGGACTCCCTGCAGCCAATAGCACCGAGCGCCTTGACATCCTTGACGACGAGAGACACGTCATCAGCTTCAGCGTCGTCGGCGGGGACCACCGCCTTGCCAATTACAAGTCCATCACCACCCTCCATCCTTCTCCGAGTGGAAACGGCACGGTCGTAGTGGAGTCCTACGTGGTGGATGTTCCTCCTGGTAACACCAAGGAGGACACCTGTGTGTTTGTGGATACTATTGTTCGGTGCAACCTTCATTCGCTTGCTCAGATCGCACAAAACTTGGCCAGACTCAATAAATCATAA